The following is a genomic window from Aquificota bacterium.
CTTACAGAAACTGTAGCCTTACGGTGGAAGACCCAGATAAACGAAAATTCAAAAACCCTTTGTTATAACGCCTACCTTCCAGAAATGCACCACAACGAAGTGGTGGGCTTGGACAACCCGCAGATAAGGAACTTATGTAGCTTCCTTTTACTTTATGATCCACAGGACCATCCAAGGGTGATAAAAAGGGTTGAGATAACAGAATCCATCTTTAAAGAGCTGGGAGTGGTTCTAAAGGTTATAGAAGGAGAAGGGCAGAATTTAATGGAAAGACTTCTTTATCTTACCTATCTTGGCGATTGGACAAGCCTTTACTTGGCGGAGCTATATGGGCAGGACCCATTGCCAGTAAGGGTCATAGACTTTATAAAGAGTAGTTTGGTATAATTGAGAGCATGGAGCTAAGCTGGCTTGTCTTTGGAACTGTGGTGCTTGTCGCCCTCTTTTTGGACCTTTTTGTATTTCATAGACATCCTCATAAAATATCCATAAAGGAATCTCTGTGGCTTTCTGCTTTTTGGATAGCTCTTGGGCTTGCCTTTGCAGGCTTTGTGTATTATACAAGGGGCTATGACAGAACGGTAGAATACCTTACAGGCTACCTTCTTGAAAAGTCCTTGAGCCTTGATAACATCTTTGTCTTTATCCTTATCTTTTCCTACTTTAAGATACCGGAAGAGTATAGGCATAAGGTCCTCCTCTGGGGCGTTTTGGGTGCTATAGTCTTTAGAGCCATATTTATCTTTGCTGGGCTGGAGTTGATAAAGCACTTTCATTGGATCATATATGTCTTTGGAGCTGTGCTTATAATCTCAGCCATTAAACTTTTGACCACAGAAGAAAAAGAGTTCCACCCAGAACAGACCATTGTTTATAGAATAGCCAAAAGGCTTATACCACTAAAACCGCATAATGGAGATGGCAGGTTTTTTATAAGAGAGGGCAAAAAGATCTACGCCACGCCTATGTTCCTTGCCCTTCTTTTTGTAGAAAGCTCGGATATTATGTTTGCCATAGACTCGGTTCCAGCCATAATAGCCGTATCAAGGGACCCCTTTGTGGTATACACTTCCAACATATTTGCCATATTGGGCCTCCGATCTCTTTACTTTGCCGCCGCAGGCATTTTGCCCCTTTTCCATTACCTACATTACGGCCTTTCCTTTATCCTCGGCTTTATCGGTGTAAAGATGATCCTATCAGACTTTTATAAGATACCCGTGGAAGTATCTTTGCTTTTGATTGGTAGTGCCATCTTTGTGTCTGCAGTGGCTTCCTTGGTGGTTAAAAAGAAGGTGGATGGTTAAGCTACTGCAAGTGGTGGACGGTGTAGGTTGGGGCGGCACAAAGGAGCAGACCTACCTCATAACAAGGGAGCTATCCAAAAGGGGCTTTAGGGTTCATATGGCCCTCTCCTTCCAGTATGACCTTATGGTAAGCAAGTTAAAGGGTTATGATGTAAAGCTTCATTTTTTTGAGAACCATAATAAACTCTCAAGGTTTCACCCTTTTAACTACTACAGGCTTTGGAAGATAATGAGAGAGGAGAACTTTGACATAGTGATAGCCAATTTTCCACATGCCCTTGATTTTGTAAGGACTGCCATGAGTTTTCTTAAAACTAAGCCAAAGCTTGTGGCCTACAAAAGGACTGGAAGAGGGTCCAACTTTTTTTCCAAGCTTTTCAAGTATTCTTTTGCGGATAGGATAGTGGTGGTTGATAGGGCAACCTTTGAAAGGTTAAAAGAAGATGGCTTTTTTCCAGAGAAGCTGGTTTATATACCAAGCGGTCTTGACCTTAGTAGGTTCAAGCCTATGGGTAAGGAGATGGCTTTGGCAAAGAGAAGGGAGCTTGGTATAGACCCAAACAAAAAGGTCTTTATAAACGTGGCTAACTGGAACCCACAACATAAGGGCCAGCCTTTTCTTATAGAAGCCTTTCGTAGGCTAAACTGCCCGCAGTGCCTTCTCCTTCTGGTAGGCATAAATACAGACAAAGAAGCGCCCAAGTATGCCCAAAGGTACGGCCTTGGTGAAAGGCTTATAGGCCTTGGCTTTAGAGAGGATGTGCCAGAACTCCTCAACATGGCGGATTACTTTGTCTTTTCCTCCTACTTTGAGGGTATTGCTGGAGCCCTACTTCAAGCTATGGCTTGCGGTAAGGTGGTCATATCCACTCTTGCGGGTGGTATAAGGGATTACTTGAAGGATGGAGAAAATGGCTTTGCGGTAGATGTGGGAGACCTTGAGGGCTTTGTGGATAGGTTAAAAAGGGCCCTTGACCTTTCGGAGGAGGAAAGGGAAAGACTTTCAAAGAGAGCCATAGAGAGCTTAAAATTCCATAGTCATACATAGACACTTGACAATAAAGTGTTAAAAGATAATAATAATATCCGATACGCCGGGTGAGAAATTAGGCCTCAAGTTCACCCCTCCTGTAATAGCTATATCCAATAGCATAAGCATATGTATAAACAAGCACACAAGTTAAAGTCCTCCACCCACTACCAGCATTGAAAAGTTTTATCTGACTTATAACACCCTCCACCACCTGCCTTTTTGCCCTCATCTCCCTACTATCACACACAATAACACCTTCACAGCCCCTATAACCCCTATCACCATACACCACACAATTCTCCACAAGCCCCCTAAACCATAAACTCCTTTTCTTTCTCTCTCTGAATGCCCTAACTTCATGCACGCTTCCAAAAGTTATCCACACATCATAAACTCTCCCCTCCCTATCACATAACACCATCATCAACATACCATATCTTACCTCCTCAAACTCCACCACCTTTCCATTGTCTCTCCGAACTATCTTCCTTCTCCTCTTTGCCCACCATACCTTCCCTCTTACCCTCCTTATCTTCTGTGTCCTCGCCCTGTTTACATTGGCTATGTCCACTATGGTTCCATCTATTACAAGTTCTATCTTCTTACCATACAAAAGCCTTGCTAAAATCATAAGCCTCAGCTTGTGAAGCTTGTATTCTCTCAATATCCTGTATACTCTCTTGAGTCTGTATCTTCTGAAGATATGCCATGATTGTATGGATGGGTCAATAAGTAGTTTAGCTAAGGTGAGGACTTTTGTGTTGGTTATGTAGGAGAGTATAAAGATGGCTGCTATATGGATGTCTGTGAGTTTAGGCTTTCTGCCTGCTTTTGGTTTTGGCACATTAAGGAATGGAAAGGCATTTTCAAGGTCTTTGAGGATTTGTTGGTAGATGTGTAGGTAAGGTGGTATAATTTCCATGGTAAAAACCTCCGATGGTTTTTAGGGCTACTATTATAGTAGCCCTGCTGTCTTTTTATTGATATGGAAGGTTTAGCTTAAAGGGAATTTCTCACCCAGCGTGTGTTAAAAGATAATAATAATATCCGATGAACGAGGAACTACTAAGTCCAAAAGAAGCGGGGAAGCTCTTAGGAGTTTCAACAAGAACAATACAAAGGTGGGACAAGCAGGGACTTATCAAGACAGTTAGAACTCCAAAAGGGCGAAGAAGGATACCTGTGTCAGAAGTAAGGAGAATTCTAAGACAGATGACGAATGACAGGAGAGCGGTTATCTATGCAAGAGTTAGCTCCCAGAAACAGGACAAGGATGGAAACCTTGAAAGACAGGTGGAGAGATTACTTAAATGGGTTAAGGAGAATAACTATGAAGTAGTTAGAGTTTTCAAGGATACCGCAAGCGGAATAAATGATAAACGCAAGAACTTCTGGAAGATGATGGAGTTTATCAAAGAAAACCACATACCTTTCCTAATAGTTGAGTTTCACGACAGACTCACAAGGTTCGGGCTTGAATATGTGAAAGCGCTTCTGAAAGAATACGGAGCGGAGCTTATCACGGTAGAGAGTAAAATGAGCAAAGATAAAATGCATGAGCTTGTGGAAGACCTGATAACTATTATTACTTCCTTTACCGCAAGGATATACGGAGTGAGGTCTCAGAAATTCAAGAAGATAAAGGAGATACTTGAGGATGAAGCTACACAAAACGCTACTGCTTAAGATTGTAGAACCTAACGAAGGGAAGAGGAAGAAGTTAGAAAACACGATAGAGCTTTACGCAAAGGTTCTGAAGTTCTACCTTGGAGTTATCCCAAAGCTCGGAATGTATCGCATAGCAAGTATGGACAGCAAATCTGCTCTTACCTTCCTTGAGTTTAATACAGTTCCCACGAAAACCCATCCCAATCCTCTCTACCCTATCTTTGGAGGAGTTCAGACCAACATAAGAAGGAGTGCAATAAACAAAGCGGTTGGGATGATAAAGAGTTACCTCTCCAACCTTTTGAGATGGCACAGGGAAGGGAAAGAGCTTGAGCATTCAAAACCCTCTTATCCCAACCCCAAGAACTTCTCCTTTACCTACTACGCTACAGATGTAGAGTTTGAGGATGTTCTCTCCGCTAAGGAGTTCGCTTTTGTGAAACTCAAGGTAATAGACGAGAAGGGAAACTACGAGTTTGTAAACTACCCTATCCTGCCTTACAGGAGGTTTTACGAGAAACTCAGCGAACTTAAAAGTGAAGGGTGGAAACTGAAGAGAAGTGCAACCCTGATAAAGAAAGGAAAAAGCTTTTACGTGGCTCTTACCCTTGAGAAGGTAGTAAAGAAGGTAAAGCAAGAGAGACCAAAGTATGTGATAAATGTGGACCTGAATATTCAAAGAAACCTGGCGTGTATAGGTATATTTGAGATAGATTGGGAAAAGAGAGAAAGCAGGCTTTACGGGATAAAGTTCATAAAAAGAGAGCTAACAAAACTTGCTTACAAAAGGGACTATTTGCTTGAGGAGATAAGGTTAAGACAAGTTCTCACAGGGCGAAGTCCTGAAAGGGGGATAACAGAAAGCTGTGGAGGAAGATTTACAATCTCAACAGGGATATTGCTCTGAAGGTGGCAAAAGAAATAGACGAAGTGGCAAAATACTTTAAGGAGAAAGGAGAGGTAGTAGTGGTATTTGAGAAGCTAAAAGGACTAAGAGGAAAGAGAGGGAAGGGTAAGAGATTAAACAGGAAGCTTTCTTACTGGATGAGGAAAAGTGTTCAGGAAAGGGTTGAGTATTTAGCCTTTGAGAACGGTTATGGGATAGATTTTGTGTATCCACACTACACTTCAAAGAGGTGCTGTGTATGTGGGTTGTTGGGAGAGAGGTTCTCTCCCAATGGCTCAAAAGCCCTCTTTGGGTGTAGTAGATGCGGATACGAGGTAAATGCAGATGTGAACGCTGTGTTTAACCAGCACTTTGTTTACCTGTCCCATCTCCTACATGGAGGTGGGGAAGCCCGCTCAGTGGTGCGGGTTGGGGTTTCGCTGAAAGGTCTCCGAAAGAGGAGACACAATCTAAGCGGAGCCTCTACGAGCAATGGCTACCTTTGCCTACGTAATGTGTATGTTTTAAGGTAGCTGTTGCAACCACTGTGGATAAGTATGAGGAGCTTTTTAAGGACTTGCTGGGTATATCTTAAGGCTTTCAAAGTATTCCATAAAGGCCCTGTTTATAAAAAGGCTTCCATCCTTAAAAAGCAAAAACACACCTATATGTGGGTTTTCCTTTATAAACCTTTCCCTGCTTTCATCATCCATTGCCAATAGGGCTGTCTCTAAAGCATCCGTTATGGTGCAATCGTGGTATGCCACCGTTGCCTGAAGAAGGCTGTTTTCCTTTCCTATTATGTGTTTTCTAAGGTAGTTGCCTCCAGTGGAAAGGCACAGGTCCTTTGAGTTGTAGCCTTCGGCCAGTAATGTATTGTTTATGGGATTAAAAATGGCAAGGAGCCTTTTGTGGCCCCATACCCTTAGGTCTCCTGCTATGGAGATAAAGCCCCAAGGTGTTTTGAGCCTTTCGTAGGCCTTCTGCACCGCATAGCCCTTGCCTATGCCACCAAGGTCTATGGCCATACCCTTTTCCAAAAGACAAACCTTAGCTCCCTCTATGCTTACCTTTTTGTAGTCTATAAGCCTCTTTGCCTCCTCTTCACCTATAAGTCCTTTCCTTTTGTAGTTTATGGTGTATGCACCAACCATTATATCAAAAAAGCCATAGGTCCTTTTAGAGATTTCAAGGGCTTTTTGAACCACCTCAAGGGTTTCTTCTGAAGCCTTTTCACAGCCTACACCAGCACTCTTATTTATCCTTGATACCTCCGAATCTTCCATATAATCTGAGAGCTTCTCTTCAAGGCTTTTCATATACCTATAGGCTTGGTATTCTTTGCCCTCTGGAAGTTCTATAAGGGCGTAGGTACCCATAAGGTAAAAGAGCCTCTCCTGAGAAAAGGAAAGAGATAAGAGGGTAAGAAGTATAAGGAGTTTCACTTCTTTCTTCTTTGGGTTTTGGTGGGCTTGCTTTCAGAGGGCTTTGGCTCAAAAACGGAAACCTTTACTTCAAAGTCCTTAATTACTACCCTCGCTGGCTTTAGCTTGCCTTCCTCAAAGACAAAGCTTAGCATGGGGAGGTTTTCAAGCTTGGAAGATAGCTCTTCATCCGCCAGCAGACCGCTTATAAAACCAAAACCGAGCAGTGGAGCCTGAAGTATGAGGCTTGGCTTTTTATCGTAGAGAAGCACCCTTCGTAGGTCTTGGTTAAACTGGGATTGTACCTCTTCATGTGGCCTCTCTCCGTAGTAGGCCATGTAGACATGAAAAGGCTGTATAAGCTTTAGTCTGTTTTCCAGACCTTCGCCACCCTTTACATAGTAGGCTTCCACTCCAAGGCTCTTTAGAGATGCCACCAAGGAGGCGGCAAAGAGGGCACAAAGGTCTGCACTTTCCATATACACCACTGCTATGCGGTTATAGCCCATATCCTTGAGCAGTTTTGCTATATGCACGCTGGCGTTTATGCGGGCGTTTGCCCTCTCTGGTGTAAGGAAGGTGTTTGCCTGCTGGGCATAGGAAAGACTAAAAAGGCCTACAAGTATTAAAAGCTTAAAAAC
Proteins encoded in this region:
- a CDS encoding TerC family protein — translated: MELSWLVFGTVVLVALFLDLFVFHRHPHKISIKESLWLSAFWIALGLAFAGFVYYTRGYDRTVEYLTGYLLEKSLSLDNIFVFILIFSYFKIPEEYRHKVLLWGVLGAIVFRAIFIFAGLELIKHFHWIIYVFGAVLIISAIKLLTTEEKEFHPEQTIVYRIAKRLIPLKPHNGDGRFFIREGKKIYATPMFLALLFVESSDIMFAIDSVPAIIAVSRDPFVVYTSNIFAILGLRSLYFAAAGILPLFHYLHYGLSFILGFIGVKMILSDFYKIPVEVSLLLIGSAIFVSAVASLVVKKKVDG
- a CDS encoding glycosyltransferase family 4 protein — encoded protein: MVKLLQVVDGVGWGGTKEQTYLITRELSKRGFRVHMALSFQYDLMVSKLKGYDVKLHFFENHNKLSRFHPFNYYRLWKIMREENFDIVIANFPHALDFVRTAMSFLKTKPKLVAYKRTGRGSNFFSKLFKYSFADRIVVVDRATFERLKEDGFFPEKLVYIPSGLDLSRFKPMGKEMALAKRRELGIDPNKKVFINVANWNPQHKGQPFLIEAFRRLNCPQCLLLLVGINTDKEAPKYAQRYGLGERLIGLGFREDVPELLNMADYFVFSSYFEGIAGALLQAMACGKVVISTLAGGIRDYLKDGENGFAVDVGDLEGFVDRLKRALDLSEEERERLSKRAIESLKFHSHT
- a CDS encoding IS607 family transposase; the encoded protein is MNEELLSPKEAGKLLGVSTRTIQRWDKQGLIKTVRTPKGRRRIPVSEVRRILRQMTNDRRAVIYARVSSQKQDKDGNLERQVERLLKWVKENNYEVVRVFKDTASGINDKRKNFWKMMEFIKENHIPFLIVEFHDRLTRFGLEYVKALLKEYGAELITVESKMSKDKMHELVEDLITIITSFTARIYGVRSQKFKKIKEILEDEATQNATA
- a CDS encoding FAD:protein FMN transferase → MGTYALIELPEGKEYQAYRYMKSLEEKLSDYMEDSEVSRINKSAGVGCEKASEETLEVVQKALEISKRTYGFFDIMVGAYTINYKRKGLIGEEEAKRLIDYKKVSIEGAKVCLLEKGMAIDLGGIGKGYAVQKAYERLKTPWGFISIAGDLRVWGHKRLLAIFNPINNTLLAEGYNSKDLCLSTGGNYLRKHIIGKENSLLQATVAYHDCTITDALETALLAMDDESRERFIKENPHIGVFLLFKDGSLFINRAFMEYFESLKIYPASP